A section of the Malus sylvestris chromosome 17, drMalSylv7.2, whole genome shotgun sequence genome encodes:
- the LOC126610949 gene encoding uncharacterized protein LOC126610949 isoform X2 has translation MGPLLETFYNYFKDDNADSPLRQLWRRISEEMRQCIQCISQHYQAQDMYSMEYETSSIGPLLDVLRSLDEERVTQHLIEINTKLARKEYDAARDNAEVISVMYEVLMFPVLLDDESLFTEFERFIEAVDSMHELALAGQQQFPGVYALFFFKRRVRSVGHRLAGSMGKLRRATDLEPLQPILKKFIGFLETEVLPSTLKTSRPRVQLERISIWVGIKSLLGFLEPPAFEEGILERYPIFLDIVLNHISGDSSEFSHAVSCLRILFEMLGCKLWLRSTLSPSVMRNTLIGQCFHTRSEKSHKDIFDLLQPFLQSLEALQDGEHEKQRRYFLYFLLIQVPASSNFSGLTRQKACQIALLIIHRGYTMNPPCPPSECAHMWGPSLVSSLKDSSLHNSLRQPAFDLIQTIMVSDAAVLVSTVLNTHLNLCSERSMSYELNDEDDEGLPFAENTEEQDNSSWSEFSIQSKIASREFREWMCIPMLWIDVLADINPSVLPISFSKAVLWARSRFPMVEPVTGGETALPVRTWLSSYSAEISSTFGWKLPTGSDDGGDVVSKNAIKASTMPLPLIRTFNRLTTHFLVHVGQGELRKQWTWEPRMGESLFLSLIDPNDDVRKFGKSILEQVSNTQGLACSLTFLCSYRSSLSAVFLGLRHAVKLVQLDIVLLKFQTLHHFFFVLRRLLIDGDSRAADIPESDHLNMAKFSSQGGFLRQPVFDSSPANVNGHSPNVDSNLLKRFYYLISETAWPSICRCLLEGKAFIDNSINQMTCVRILEILPCVFERIYSGIRENTCDFSWLHDFMDWGKSSLKTVVVYWQRTITSLLKLLKGSYNSAIALTISTIENLIACDCVSMDELMEQVSRLSVSLSKEASSSIGKTDLCSNALFPEGLSFEKYSAPYVQPLSIKDPDVQILHSPLVDSRRHRDDMIVLSDEETEAVSPDEVILSDTKVSRCMVDDKTIAPNDDKSTSYTESVKKKVSGVYTSKFYVKAFEKRDATDSADLAVQKWEIDRSIGKRPPVSSLKSKDEDNSRKAITSDSNIADSEKLQDRTSTRNSYDSMVSSKKLNQAPNASLKEIVSDAKDNSLESSLNSVRHQQSLLEKISIAAPKRQLIQLKSPLQNRPGHLQRLEARVKRFKPPKLDEWYRPILELDYFSLVGVASGSENDNQKVAKLKEVPVQFQSPEQYVEIFCPLVLEEFKAQLHSSFIEMSSWEEMYFGTLSVLSVERIDDFHHVRFAHDDNDSTMSSNFSENDLVLLTKEPPQKSSHDVHVLGKVERREWDNKRRLSILLIRFYLLNGTSRLHQARRNLLERSKWHASRIMNITPQLREFQALSSLKDIPLLPVILKPANDSYDSSESKEVDLSKLSQPLQRILKSSFNDSQLEAISVATGTPRRKKDFELSLIQGPPGTGKTRTIVAIVSALLASPTHKTDPDEKIYDRSSKQISVPKINQAAAVARAWQDAALARQINEDAQRNMNAVDGCLRGRVLICAQSNAAVDELVSRISSQGLYGSDGKMYKPYLVRVGNAKTVHPNSLPFFIDTLVDQRLVDEKMKLTDTKNDLSVDSSTTLRSNLEKLVDRIRFYEAKRANLNDRDPDLKKSSVDDNYKGDDGKDMSDAELSFKLRKLYEQKKQIYKDLSIVQQREKKTNEEIRGLKYKLRKSILREAAIVVTTLSGCGGDLYGVCSESMSSQKFGSPPEHTLFDAVVIDEAAQALEPATLIPLQLLKSRGTQCIMVGDPKQLPATVLSNVASKFLYECSMFERLQRAGHRVIMLTKQYRMHPEICLFPSLHFYEKKLLNGDHMSSKSASFHETEGLGPYVFYDVIDGREHRGKNASGLSLYNEHEADAAVELLKFFKKRYPSEFVGGRIGIITPYKSQLSLLRSRFSSAFGSSTMDDMELNTVDGFQGREVDILILSTVRAAEPSSAAPGSNSSSIGFVADVRRMNVALTRAKFSLWILGNARTLQTNQNWAALVKDAQKRNLVKTAKKPYKDMFKTASEQNSGNRSLEPQHVQKVKDASQHARKYVRSAKEAHERKTKHIDHVQSKRRLGASEPDVSATKDDTRIKIVHARDEYDLPLKDGFYTVAPDGQGKNSKDVKSTESEERVTDSESIDKDSKKRNINLKNTQTGKRKNKFENSKGDADNSEQRTDDGRPMKLRESKRAKRSFDGDRSQKKQVLPPSDQAKDASDGGRASNQVATSQDLIAKRKKQREAVDAILCSSLIPSKKSEKSMKPVPAKRPQSFSSTASGGIKPPKSRKD, from the exons ATGGGGCCTCTTTTGGAGACATTTTATAACTACTTCAAAGATGACAATGCTGATTCTCCTCTTAGACAACTATGGAGGAGAATCTCTGAGGAAATGCGGCAGTGCATCCAGTGCATTTCCCAGCACTATCAAGCCCAAGACATGTATAGCATGGAGTATGAGACCAGTTCTATTGGTCCCCTCTTGGATGTTTTGCGAAGTCTCGATGAGGAAAGAGTGACGCAGCACTTGATAGAGATAAATACTAAATTAGCCCGAAAAGAATATGATGCTGCCCGTGATAATGCAGAAGTCATTAGTGTCATGTATGAG GTTCTAATGTTCCCTGTATTATTGGATGATGAGTCCTTATTCACTGAGTTTGAAAGATTCATTGAAGCAGTTGACAGCATGCATGAACTGGCTCTGGCTGGACAGCAACAGTTTCCG GGTGTTTATGCATTATTTTTCTTCAAGAGAAGAGTGCGCTCTGTTGGTCATCGTCTAGCTGGTTCTATGGGAAAACTGAG GAGAGCAACAGATTTGGAACCCTTGCAGCCTATACTTAAGAAATTCATCGGCTTCTTGGAGACAGAAGTGTTACCGTCAACTTTGAAAACTTCAAGGCCCAGAGTGCAGTTGGAACGTATATCCATATGGGTTGGAATAAAATCTCT GCTTGGGTTTTTGGAACCTCCAGCTTTTGAAGAAGGGATATTAGAGCGCTATCCTATTTTTCTTGATATTGTACTCAACCATATTAGTGGGGATTCATCGGAATTCTCTCATGCAGTTTCTTGCTTGAGAATACTCTTTGAAATGCTTG GTTGTAAGCTTTGGTTGAGATCAACACTGTCTCCAAGTGTGATGCGGAATACTCTGATAGGGCAGTGTTTTCATACTCGAAGCGAGAAAAGCCATAAGGATATTTTCGATCTTCTTCAGCCTTTTCTGCAG TCTCTTGAAGCTTTGCAAGATGGGGAACATGAAAAACAGCGCAggtattttctttattttctcctCATTCAGGTGCCTGCGAGCAGTAACTTCAGTGGCTTAACGAGGCAAAAGGCTTGTCAG ATAGCACTCCTTATTATACATCGAGGCTACACAATGAACCCGCCTTGTCCTCCTTCTGAATGCGCACATATGTG GGGCCCTTCTCTTGTGTCATCTTTAAAGGATTCTTCACTTCACAATTCTCTAAGGCAACCTGCCTTTGATCTGATACAAACTATCATGGTGTCTGATGCTGCTGTGTTAGTAAGCACAGTGCTAAATACCCACCTAAACCTTTGTTCTGAAAGAAGCATGTCGTATGAGttgaatgatgaagatgatgagggGCTTCCATTTGCTGAGAATACAGAAGAGCAGGATAATAGCTCATGGAGTGAATTTAGCATACAAAGTAAAATTGCATCCCGGGAATTTAGAGAGTGGATGTGCATTCCAATGTTATGGATTGATGTCCTTGCTGACATCAATCCATCAGTTCTTCCTATATCATTTTCCAAGGCTGTTTTGTGGGCACGATCTCGTTTTCCTATGGTAGAACCAGTGACTGGTGGAGAAACGGCCCTTCCAGTCAGAACCTGGCTTTCATCCTATTCTGCAGAAATATCTTCAACCTTTGGGTGGAAGCTTCCTACTGGTTCTGACGATGGTGGAGATGTGGTGTCAAAGAATGCAATAAAAGCCTCAACAATGCCTCTTCCTCTAATACGAACATtcaatag GTTAACAACACATTTTCTGGTTCATGTGGGGCAGGGGGAACTTCGTAAGCAGTGGACGTGGGAGCCAAGGATGGGTGAAAGCTTGTTCCTCTCACTTATAGATCCCAATGAT GATGTAAGGAAATTTGGCAAGTCAATCCTGGAACAGGTTTCCAATACACAGGGTCTTGCTTGTAGTTTGACATTCCTATGTTCCTATAGGTCTTCATTGTCTGCTGTCTTTTTAGGCTTGAGACATGCTGTGAAACTG gTCCAACTGGATATTGTTTTATTAAAGTTTCAGACTCTGCatcattttttctttgttctgCGGAGACTACTTATTGATGGAGATTCACGTGCTGCGGATATTCCAGAATCTGACCACTTAAATATGGCAAAATTCTCTTCCCAAGGTGGATTTCTCAGGCAGCCAGTCTTTGATTCATCCCCTGCCAACGTCAATGGGCATTCACCAAATGTTGACTCAAATTTACTGAAAAGATTTTATTACTTGATATCGGAAACTGCATGGCCTTCCATCTGCAGGTGCTTATTGGAAGGAAAAGCATTTATTGATAACAGTATTAATCAG atgaCTTGTGTACGCATACTTGAGATCCTCCCATGTGTATTTGAAAGAATATACTCTGGCATACGGGAAAACACATGTGACTTCTCATGGCTACATGATTTTATGGATTGGGGAAAGTCATCACTTAAAACTGTGGTTGTATACTGGCAACGAACAATCACCTCCTTGTTGAAGCTGCTGAAAGGGTCATATAACAGTGCTATTGCATTGACAATCAGCACCATTGAAAATCTCATTGCATGTG ATTGCGTTTCCATGGATGAATTGATGGAACAAGTGTCACGCCTTTCTGTTTCTCTGTCTAAGGAAGCCTCTTCTAGTATTGGAAAGACCGACCTCTGTTCAAATGCCTTGTTTCCTGAAGGCTTATCTTTTGAGAAGTATTCAGCTCCTTATGTGCAACCCTTGTCCATCAAGGATCCAGATGTCCAAATCTTGCACTCACCATTGGTGGATAGTAGAAGGCATAGAGATGACATGATTGTCCTTTCTGATGAGGAAACTGAAGCTGTTTCACCCGATGAAGTAATTTTGTCTGATACTAAGGTGAGTCGGTGTATGGTGGATGACAAAACAATTGCTCCTAATGATGACAAAAGCACTTCATATACCGAATCTGTGAAGAAGAAGGTTTCTGGTGTTTACACATCCAAGTTTTATGTGAAGGCCTTCGAGAAAAGAGATGCTACAGATAGTGCTGACTTGGCTGTTCAGAAATGGGAGATTGATAGATCTATAGGAAAACGGCCACCTGTTTCCTCCCTGAAATCAAAAGATGAAGATAATAGCAGGAAAGCAATAACATCTGATAGCAATATAGCTGATTCTGAAAAATTGCAGGATAGAACTAGTACTAGAAACTCATATGATAGTATGGTTAGTTCCAAAAAGTTGAATCAAGCTCCCAACGCTTCATTGAAAGAGATAGTAAGTGATGCCAAAGACAATTCCTTGGAGTCTTCTCTCAATTCGGTCAGGCATCAGCAGTCACTTTTGGAAAAAATTAGCATTGCTGCTCCTAAACGACAACTCATTCAGCTTAAATCACCTTTGCAGAACAGGCCTGGCCATTTACAAAGGCTGGAAGCTCGAGTGAAAAGGTTCAAGCCACCAAAGCTTGATGAATGGTATAGACCTATTTTAGAATTAGATTACTTTTCACTGGTGGGGGTAGCATctggaagtgaaaatgataacCAAAAAGTTGCAAAATTAAAGGAGGTTCCTGTGCAGTTCCAATCACCTGAACAgtatgttgaaattttttgtccATTGGTTTTGGAGGAGTTTAAAGCACAGTTACATAGTTCTTTTATAGAAATGTCTTCATGGGAAGAGATGTATTTTGGAACTTTATCAGTGCTTTCAGTTGAAAGAATTGATGATTTTCATCATGTTCGCTTTGCTCACGATGACAATGATTCTACAATGTCAAGCAACTTTTCAGAAAATGACCTTGTATTACTAACAAAAGAGCCCCCTCAAAAATCTTCTCATGATGTTCATGTGCTTGGGAAG GTGGAGAGGCGTGAGTGGGACAATAAAAGAAGGTTAAGCATACTACTCATCAGGTTTTATCTGTTGAATGGTACGTCACGTTTACATCAAGCCAGAAGGAACCTCCTTGAACGCAGTAAATGGCATGCAAGTCGTATTATGAACATTACACCTCAACTTCGGGAATTTCAGGCATTATCATCACTAAAGGATATCCCTTTACTTCCAGTTATTTTGAAGCCTGCGAATGATTCTTATGATTCTAGTGAAAGCAAGGAAGTAGATCTGAGCAAACTGTCCCAACCCTTGCAGCGTATACTGAAGTCATCCTTTAATGACAGTCAACTTGAAGCTATTAGTGTTGCCACTGGAACACCTAGGCGGAAGAAAGATTTTGAATTATCCCTTATTCAGGGTCCTCCAG GTACTGGTAAGACAAGAACAATTGTGGCCATTGTCAGCGCTTTGCTTGCTTCCCCTACCCATAAGACAGATCCTGATGAAAAAATTTATGATCGCAGTTCGAAGCAAATTTCAGTTCCCAAGATTAACCAGGCTGCTGCTGTTGCAAGGGCATGGCAGGATGCAGCCTTGGCCAGACAAATAAACGAGGATGCCCAAAGGAATATGAACGCTGTAGATGGTTGCTTGAGAGGAAGGGTGCTCATCTGTGCCCAGTCTAATGCTGCTGTTGATGAATTAGTGTCAAGGATTTCTAGCCAAGGGCTGTATGGAAGTGATGGAAAGATGTATAAGCCATATCTTGTGCGGGTTGGGAATGCAAAAACAGTTCATCCAAATTCGCTACCATTCTTCATTGATACACTTGTTGATCAACGGTTGGtggatgagaaaatgaaattgacAGACACAAAGAATGATTTGAGTGTCGATTCTTCAACTACACTGCGCTCTAATCTTGAAAAGTTAGTCGATCGTATTAGATTCTATGAAGCCAAACGTGCTAACTTAAATGATCGGGATCCTGACCTTAAAAAGTCTTCTGTAGATGATAATTATAAGGGGGATGATGGGAAGGACATGTCTGATGCAGAATTATCTTTCAAGTTAAGAAAACTTTATGAGCAAAAGAAGCAAATTTATAAGGATCTTAGTATTGTTCAGCAGCGGgagaagaaaactaatgaagaaATCAGAGGACTTAAATATAAACTGCGGAAGTCTATACTAAGAGAAGCTGCAATAGTGGTAACTACATTAAGTGGCTGCGGGGGAGATCTTTATGGAGTGTGTTCTGAATCTATGTCAAGTCAAAAGTTTGGCAGTCCACCTGAACATACTCTTTTTGATGCCGTTGTTATTGATGAAGCTGCTCAA GCTCTGGAACCTGCTACTCTGATTCCTCTTCAGCTTTTAAAGTCTAGGGGCACCCAATGTATCATG GTTGGCGATCCAAAGCAGCTTCCTGCAACTGTTCTTTCAAATGTTGCCAGTAAATTTCTTTATGAGTGTAGCATGTTTGAACGTTTACAAAGGGCTGGACACCGTGTTATCATGCTGACCAAACAG TATAGGATGCACCCAGAAATATGTCTGTTTCCTTCTTTGCATTTTTATGAGAAGAAGTTGCTGAATGGCGATCATATGTCTAGCAAATCAGCATCATTTCACGAGACTGAAGGTCTTGGACCTTATGTATTTTACGATGTTATTGATGGCCGGGAGCATCGTGGTAAGAATGCTAGTGGGCTGTCCCTTTATAATGAACATGAAGCTGATGCTGCAGTTGAATTACTCAAGTTTTTCAAAAAGAG GTACCCTTCTGAATTTGTTGGTGGAAGAATTGGCATCATAACTCCATATAAGAGTCAGCTCTCGCTGTTGCGTTCTCGTTTTTCTAGTGCCTTTGGATCTTCGACCATGGATGATATGGAACTTAATACTGTTGATGGCTTCCAAGGTCGGGAGGTTGATATACTGATACTTTCTACCGTTAGAGCGGCAGAGCCAAGCTCTGCTGCACCTGGAAGCAACTCTAGCAGTATCGGATTTGTTGCTGATGTAAGACGGATGAATGTTGCTTTAACCAGAGCCAAGTTCTCACTTTGGATTTTGGGTAATGCAAGGACTTTGCAGACAAACCAAAACTGGGCTGCTCTTGTGAAAGACGCTCAAAAGAGAAATTTGGTTAAAACAGCTAAAAAGCCATACAAGGACATGTTCAAAACAGCTTCCGAGCAAAATTCTGGTAATCGTTCATTGGAGCCACAACATGTCCAAAAGGTTAAAGATGCAAGTCAGCATGCAAGGAAATATGTCCGAAGTGCAAAGGAAGCGCAtgaaagaaaaaccaaacacaTCGATCATGTTCAGAGTAAAAGAAGACTTGGTGCTAGTGAACCAGATGTTTCAGCAACTAAAGATGATACCAGAATTAAAATTGTGCATGCCAGAGATGAATATGATTTACCACTGAAGGACGGCTTTTATACCGTCGCTCCAGATGGCCAGGGTAAAAATTCCAAGGATGTCAAGTCCACAGAGTCGGAGGAACGTGTTACAGATAGTGAAAGTATAGATAAAGATAgcaaaaaaaggaacattaattTGAAAAATACTCAAACTGGTAAGaggaaaaacaaatttgaaaattcaaaagggGATGCAGATAACTCTGAACAAAGAACAGATGATGGTAGACCTATGAAATTGCGAGAGTCAAAAAGGGCTAAGAGATCTTTTGATGGTGACAGAAGCCAGAAAAAGCAAGTTTTACCTCCCTCAGATCAAGCAAAGGATGCAAGTGATGGAGGTAGAGCTTCAAATCAAGTTGCAACTTCTCAAGATTTAAttgcaaaaaggaaaaaacagcGGGAAGCTGTTGATGCTATACTTTGCTCATCTCTGATTCCTTCAAAGAAGTCTGAAAAATCAATGAAACCCGTGCCTGCTAAAAGACCTCAATCGTTTTCCTCAACTGCAAGTGGTGGCATAAAACCACCCAAGTCAAGGAAAGATTGA